The following are encoded in a window of Drosophila simulans strain w501 chromosome 3L, Prin_Dsim_3.1, whole genome shotgun sequence genomic DNA:
- the LOC6739144 gene encoding calcium-transporting ATPase type 2C member 1 isoform X2 translates to MSKTPKPLTSKRRTSPASPGSTVLVESPTTSSGVRNRRPKIKGVGSKANPQRTISHVKDSRAVPQNVKPGKVAAFKDCKEPDEDNVDQTGLTLTPEMLLSTSESSTHSASEVAGRLQVDVRTGLKWTEAKYRAKIIGHNELLLVAEDPTWKKYIEQFRNPLILLLLGSALVSVIMKQFDDAVSITIAILIVVTVAFIQEYRSEKSLEELKKLVPPECHCLREGRLDTFLARELVPGDIVHLNVGDRVPADVRLFEAVDLSIDESSFTGETEPARKITDVLLNNTNVKDHSNMKNIAFMGTLVRCGNGKGIVVSTGERSEFGEVFKMMQAEEAPKTPLQKSMDILGAQLSFYSFLIIGVIMLLGWLQGKPLSEMFNISVSLAVAAIPEGLPIVVTVTLALGVMRMAKRNSIVKKLPTVETLGCVNVICSDKTGTLTKNEMTATIIITSDGYMADVTGAGYNDQGEIHIRHCNNVEMAKTNITNLLEIGAVCNNAYIQNGTLLGQPTEGALVAVAMKNGMYATAENYVRIQEYPFSSEQKMMAVKCIHKYNNNKEEIFFAKGALETLLPQCTKYQFGTQTVPLTKQNEAEFLAEAYEIGRKGLRVLALAKGRSMQDLIYCGLVGITDPPRPLVRESIEMLMQSGVRVKMVTGDAQETALAIANLIGIDTIHHQTLSGQEMDQMNEHQLDKVANNVSVFYRVSPRHKLEIVKSLQRSGNIVGMTGDGVNDGVALKKADIGIAMGKNGTDVCKEAADMILVNDDFHTIIAAIEEGKGIFYNIRNFVRFQLSTSIAALALIALATLMDIANPLNAMQILWINIIMDGPPAQSLGVEPVDHDVLKQKPRNVKQPMITKSVVVNVLLSASIIVLGTLWVFQREMADGTLGKTKRDTTMTFTCFVFFDMFNALSCRSQTKSVFTIGLTTNRMFLLAVAFSIIGQMLVVYFPPLQMVFQTEALTPYDIFFLVSLTSSVLVVSEIKKWFERTMERKMYSTRSELDFV, encoded by the exons ATGTCCAAAACTCCAAAGCCCTTGACGTCCAAGCGCAGGACCTCGCCGGCGAGTCCTGGCTCCACGGTCCTGGTTGAAAGCCCAACCACATCGAGTGGCGTACGCAATCGGCGTCCCAAGATCAAGGGCGTCGGCAGCAAGGCTAACCCACAGAGAACCATCAGCCACGTCAAGGATTCAAGGGCTGTTCCACAAAATGTGAAGCCGGGCAAAGTTGCAGCCTTCAAGGATTGCAAAGAGCCGGATGAGGACAATGTGGATCAG ACGGGCCTAACCCTCACACCTGAAATGCTGTTATCCACCTCGGAATCATCGACCCACAGTGCCTCCGAGGTCGCCGGACGACTGCAGGTCGACGTGCGTACCGGCCTCAAATGGACGGAGGCCAAGTATCGTGCCAAGATCATCGGGCATAACGAGCTGCTGCTCGTGGCGGAGGATCCCACATGGAAAAAATACATTGAGCAGTTTAGGAACCCGCTAATTCTGCTGCTTCTTGGTTCTGCTCTGGTGTCCGTAATCATGAAGCAGTTTGACGACGCCGTGAGCATAACCATTGCCATCCTAATCGTGGTCACGGTGGCCTTCATTCAGGAGTACCGCTCCGAGAAGAGTCTGGAGGAGCTAAAGAAGCTGGTGCCCCCTGAATGCCACTGCCTGCGGGAAGGTCGACTAGACACCTTCCTGGCACGCGAACTGGTGCCCGGGGACATAGTGCACCTCAACGTGGGCGACCGGGTGCCGGCCGACGTGCGTCTTTTTGAAGCTGTGGACCTATCTATCGACGAGAGCAGTTTTACCGGCGAAACAGAGCCGGCGCGCAAGATTACCGATGTTTTGCTGAACAATACGAACGTAAAGGACCACAGCAACATGAAGAACATTGCCTTCATGGGCACTCTGGTGCGATGTGGCAACGGCAAGGGCATAGTTGTTAGCACTGGGGAGCGCAGTGAGTTCGGTGAAGTCTTCAAAATGATGCAGGCAGAGGAGGCTCCGAAGACGCCACTCCAGAAGTCGATGGACATTCTAGGCGCTCAGTTGAGCTTCTACTCCTTCCTGATTATCGGTGTCATCATGCTGCTGGGCTGGCTACAAGGTAAGCCGCTCTCGGAAATGTTCAATATCAGCGTTTCACTGGCCGTTGCGGCCATCCCCGAGGGCCTTCCTATCGTGGTAACTGTGACTCTGGCGCTTGGCGTAATGCGGATGGCTAAACGAAATTCCATCGTTAAAAAGCTGCCTACTGTTGAGACCTTGGGCTGCGTAAACGTTATCTGCTCTGACAAGACGGGAACTTTGACCAAGAACGAGATGACGGCCACGATCATTATCACTTCCGACGGCTACATGGCGGACGTGACCGGTGCCGGTTACAATGACCAGGGTGAAATCCACATACGGCATTGCAACAACGTGGAGATGGCTAAGACCAATATTACAAACCTTCTTGAAATCGGGGCGGTCTGCAATAACGCTTACATACAAAATGGCACCCTGCTAGGACAACCCACCGAGGGAGCCCTTGTGGCGGTTGCCATGAAGAACGGAATGTACGCCACAGCTGAGAACTACGTTCGCATCCAGGAGTATCCCTTCAGCTCGGAGCAGAAGATGATGGCTGTGAAGTGCATCCacaagtacaacaacaacaaggaaGAGATTTTCTTCGCCAAGGGGGCTCTAGAGACCCTGTTGCCGCAGTGCACCAAGTATCAGTTCGGTACCCAGACGGTACCACTTACCAAGCAGAACGAGGCCGAGTTCCTAGCCGAGGCGTACGAGATCGGGCGCAAGGGCCTGCGCGTGTTGGCCCTGGCAAAGGGCCGGTCCATGCAAGATCTGATCTACTGCGGCCTAGTCGGCATCACTGACCCACCGAGGCCCCTTGTTCGAGAGTCCATTGAAATGTTGATGCAGAGCGGAGTGCGTGTCAAAATGGTGACTGGAGATGCCCAGGAAACGGCCTTGGCCATTG CGAATCTCATCGGTATCGATACAATTCACCACCAGACGCTTTCCGGTCAGGAAATGGATCAAATGAACGAGCACCAACTGGACAAGGTAGCCAACAACGTGAGCGTCTTCTACCGCGTATCGCCACGCCACAAACTGGAGATAGTCAAGTCCTTGCAGCGCAGTGGCAACATAGTCGGCATGACTGGCGACGGGGTGAACGACGGAGTAGCTCTGAAGAAGGCTGACATCGGCATTGCCATGGGTAAGAACGGGACGGATGTGTGTAAGGAGGCGGCTGATATGATTCTGGTCAATGATGATTTCCACACCATAAT CGCCGCCATCGAGGAGGGCAAGGGCATATTCTACAACATTCGCAACTTCGTGCGCTTTCAGCTTAGCACATCAATAGCTGCCCTGGCCCTGATTGCCCTGGCCACTCTGATGGACATTGCTAACCCGCTGAATGCCATGCAGATTTTGTGGATCAACATCATAATGGACGGTCCGCCCGCACAGTCTCTGGGTGTGGAGCCCGTCGACCACGATGTGCTCAAACAGAAACCACGGAACGTGAAACAACCGATGATCACAAAGTCTGTGGTGGTGAACGTTCTACTGAGTGCCAGCATAATTGTACTGGGCACGCTGTGGGTGTTCCAGCGCGAAATGGCCGACGGGACGCTGGGAAAGACCAAGCGGGACACGACGATGACCTTTACTTGTTTCGTGTTTTTCGACATGTTTAACGCCCTGTCTTGCCGCTCGCAGACAAAGAGTGTCTTTACCATCGGACTCACTACCAATCGGATGTTCTTGCTGGCCGTCGCTTTCTCGATCATTGGTCAAATGCTCGTTGTCTACTTTCCGCCGCTGCAAATGGTTTTCCAGACGGAAGCTCTTACGCCGTATGACATATTCTTCCTGGTCTCCCTAACCTCGTCTGTGCTGGTTGTTTCAGAGATAAAGAAATGGTTCGAGCGTACCATGGAGCGCAAGATGTACAGCACCCGCTCCGAGCTGGATTTTGTATGA
- the LOC6739144 gene encoding calcium-transporting ATPase type 2C member 1 isoform X1: MKNHNKYVKLPQDLDLSFHSDLDLLPDTAADIDVELDPAADTDVAALSVNVPASLGLDEDDDDEVIIAPGGGGLRLAPTAAEAVAAHRQHQQRKQLKNQLEQKQILPKSKICGLGSDSIVETGLTLTPEMLLSTSESSTHSASEVAGRLQVDVRTGLKWTEAKYRAKIIGHNELLLVAEDPTWKKYIEQFRNPLILLLLGSALVSVIMKQFDDAVSITIAILIVVTVAFIQEYRSEKSLEELKKLVPPECHCLREGRLDTFLARELVPGDIVHLNVGDRVPADVRLFEAVDLSIDESSFTGETEPARKITDVLLNNTNVKDHSNMKNIAFMGTLVRCGNGKGIVVSTGERSEFGEVFKMMQAEEAPKTPLQKSMDILGAQLSFYSFLIIGVIMLLGWLQGKPLSEMFNISVSLAVAAIPEGLPIVVTVTLALGVMRMAKRNSIVKKLPTVETLGCVNVICSDKTGTLTKNEMTATIIITSDGYMADVTGAGYNDQGEIHIRHCNNVEMAKTNITNLLEIGAVCNNAYIQNGTLLGQPTEGALVAVAMKNGMYATAENYVRIQEYPFSSEQKMMAVKCIHKYNNNKEEIFFAKGALETLLPQCTKYQFGTQTVPLTKQNEAEFLAEAYEIGRKGLRVLALAKGRSMQDLIYCGLVGITDPPRPLVRESIEMLMQSGVRVKMVTGDAQETALAIANLIGIDTIHHQTLSGQEMDQMNEHQLDKVANNVSVFYRVSPRHKLEIVKSLQRSGNIVGMTGDGVNDGVALKKADIGIAMGKNGTDVCKEAADMILVNDDFHTIIAAIEEGKGIFYNIRNFVRFQLSTSIAALALIALATLMDIANPLNAMQILWINIIMDGPPAQSLGVEPVDHDVLKQKPRNVKQPMITKSVVVNVLLSASIIVLGTLWVFQREMADGTLGKTKRDTTMTFTCFVFFDMFNALSCRSQTKSVFTIGLTTNRMFLLAVAFSIIGQMLVVYFPPLQMVFQTEALTPYDIFFLVSLTSSVLVVSEIKKWFERTMERKMYSTRSELDFV, translated from the exons ATGAAAAACCACAATAAGTACGTCAAATTGCCCCAAGACCTCGATCTGAGTTTCCACAGTGATTTGGACCTGCTGCCGGATACGGCGGCCGACATCGACGTAGAACTAGACCCGGCTGCGGACACGGATGTGGCCGCGCTCAGTGTGAACGTGCCCGCGTCTCTGGGCctggacgaggacgacgacgacgaggtcATCATCGCCCCCGGCGGCGGAGGACTTCGACTAGCTCCCACGGCGGCGGAGGCAGTGGCGGCACACaggcagcaccagcagcgcAAGCAGCTGAAGAACCAGCTGGAGCAGAAGCAGATCCTGCCCAAGAGCAAGATCTGCGGACTAGGCAGCGACAGCATCGTCGAG ACGGGCCTAACCCTCACACCTGAAATGCTGTTATCCACCTCGGAATCATCGACCCACAGTGCCTCCGAGGTCGCCGGACGACTGCAGGTCGACGTGCGTACCGGCCTCAAATGGACGGAGGCCAAGTATCGTGCCAAGATCATCGGGCATAACGAGCTGCTGCTCGTGGCGGAGGATCCCACATGGAAAAAATACATTGAGCAGTTTAGGAACCCGCTAATTCTGCTGCTTCTTGGTTCTGCTCTGGTGTCCGTAATCATGAAGCAGTTTGACGACGCCGTGAGCATAACCATTGCCATCCTAATCGTGGTCACGGTGGCCTTCATTCAGGAGTACCGCTCCGAGAAGAGTCTGGAGGAGCTAAAGAAGCTGGTGCCCCCTGAATGCCACTGCCTGCGGGAAGGTCGACTAGACACCTTCCTGGCACGCGAACTGGTGCCCGGGGACATAGTGCACCTCAACGTGGGCGACCGGGTGCCGGCCGACGTGCGTCTTTTTGAAGCTGTGGACCTATCTATCGACGAGAGCAGTTTTACCGGCGAAACAGAGCCGGCGCGCAAGATTACCGATGTTTTGCTGAACAATACGAACGTAAAGGACCACAGCAACATGAAGAACATTGCCTTCATGGGCACTCTGGTGCGATGTGGCAACGGCAAGGGCATAGTTGTTAGCACTGGGGAGCGCAGTGAGTTCGGTGAAGTCTTCAAAATGATGCAGGCAGAGGAGGCTCCGAAGACGCCACTCCAGAAGTCGATGGACATTCTAGGCGCTCAGTTGAGCTTCTACTCCTTCCTGATTATCGGTGTCATCATGCTGCTGGGCTGGCTACAAGGTAAGCCGCTCTCGGAAATGTTCAATATCAGCGTTTCACTGGCCGTTGCGGCCATCCCCGAGGGCCTTCCTATCGTGGTAACTGTGACTCTGGCGCTTGGCGTAATGCGGATGGCTAAACGAAATTCCATCGTTAAAAAGCTGCCTACTGTTGAGACCTTGGGCTGCGTAAACGTTATCTGCTCTGACAAGACGGGAACTTTGACCAAGAACGAGATGACGGCCACGATCATTATCACTTCCGACGGCTACATGGCGGACGTGACCGGTGCCGGTTACAATGACCAGGGTGAAATCCACATACGGCATTGCAACAACGTGGAGATGGCTAAGACCAATATTACAAACCTTCTTGAAATCGGGGCGGTCTGCAATAACGCTTACATACAAAATGGCACCCTGCTAGGACAACCCACCGAGGGAGCCCTTGTGGCGGTTGCCATGAAGAACGGAATGTACGCCACAGCTGAGAACTACGTTCGCATCCAGGAGTATCCCTTCAGCTCGGAGCAGAAGATGATGGCTGTGAAGTGCATCCacaagtacaacaacaacaaggaaGAGATTTTCTTCGCCAAGGGGGCTCTAGAGACCCTGTTGCCGCAGTGCACCAAGTATCAGTTCGGTACCCAGACGGTACCACTTACCAAGCAGAACGAGGCCGAGTTCCTAGCCGAGGCGTACGAGATCGGGCGCAAGGGCCTGCGCGTGTTGGCCCTGGCAAAGGGCCGGTCCATGCAAGATCTGATCTACTGCGGCCTAGTCGGCATCACTGACCCACCGAGGCCCCTTGTTCGAGAGTCCATTGAAATGTTGATGCAGAGCGGAGTGCGTGTCAAAATGGTGACTGGAGATGCCCAGGAAACGGCCTTGGCCATTG CGAATCTCATCGGTATCGATACAATTCACCACCAGACGCTTTCCGGTCAGGAAATGGATCAAATGAACGAGCACCAACTGGACAAGGTAGCCAACAACGTGAGCGTCTTCTACCGCGTATCGCCACGCCACAAACTGGAGATAGTCAAGTCCTTGCAGCGCAGTGGCAACATAGTCGGCATGACTGGCGACGGGGTGAACGACGGAGTAGCTCTGAAGAAGGCTGACATCGGCATTGCCATGGGTAAGAACGGGACGGATGTGTGTAAGGAGGCGGCTGATATGATTCTGGTCAATGATGATTTCCACACCATAAT CGCCGCCATCGAGGAGGGCAAGGGCATATTCTACAACATTCGCAACTTCGTGCGCTTTCAGCTTAGCACATCAATAGCTGCCCTGGCCCTGATTGCCCTGGCCACTCTGATGGACATTGCTAACCCGCTGAATGCCATGCAGATTTTGTGGATCAACATCATAATGGACGGTCCGCCCGCACAGTCTCTGGGTGTGGAGCCCGTCGACCACGATGTGCTCAAACAGAAACCACGGAACGTGAAACAACCGATGATCACAAAGTCTGTGGTGGTGAACGTTCTACTGAGTGCCAGCATAATTGTACTGGGCACGCTGTGGGTGTTCCAGCGCGAAATGGCCGACGGGACGCTGGGAAAGACCAAGCGGGACACGACGATGACCTTTACTTGTTTCGTGTTTTTCGACATGTTTAACGCCCTGTCTTGCCGCTCGCAGACAAAGAGTGTCTTTACCATCGGACTCACTACCAATCGGATGTTCTTGCTGGCCGTCGCTTTCTCGATCATTGGTCAAATGCTCGTTGTCTACTTTCCGCCGCTGCAAATGGTTTTCCAGACGGAAGCTCTTACGCCGTATGACATATTCTTCCTGGTCTCCCTAACCTCGTCTGTGCTGGTTGTTTCAGAGATAAAGAAATGGTTCGAGCGTACCATGGAGCGCAAGATGTACAGCACCCGCTCCGAGCTGGATTTTGTATGA
- the LOC6739144 gene encoding calcium-transporting ATPase type 2C member 1 isoform X4 → MIVINASDTGLTLTPEMLLSTSESSTHSASEVAGRLQVDVRTGLKWTEAKYRAKIIGHNELLLVAEDPTWKKYIEQFRNPLILLLLGSALVSVIMKQFDDAVSITIAILIVVTVAFIQEYRSEKSLEELKKLVPPECHCLREGRLDTFLARELVPGDIVHLNVGDRVPADVRLFEAVDLSIDESSFTGETEPARKITDVLLNNTNVKDHSNMKNIAFMGTLVRCGNGKGIVVSTGERSEFGEVFKMMQAEEAPKTPLQKSMDILGAQLSFYSFLIIGVIMLLGWLQGKPLSEMFNISVSLAVAAIPEGLPIVVTVTLALGVMRMAKRNSIVKKLPTVETLGCVNVICSDKTGTLTKNEMTATIIITSDGYMADVTGAGYNDQGEIHIRHCNNVEMAKTNITNLLEIGAVCNNAYIQNGTLLGQPTEGALVAVAMKNGMYATAENYVRIQEYPFSSEQKMMAVKCIHKYNNNKEEIFFAKGALETLLPQCTKYQFGTQTVPLTKQNEAEFLAEAYEIGRKGLRVLALAKGRSMQDLIYCGLVGITDPPRPLVRESIEMLMQSGVRVKMVTGDAQETALAIANLIGIDTIHHQTLSGQEMDQMNEHQLDKVANNVSVFYRVSPRHKLEIVKSLQRSGNIVGMTGDGVNDGVALKKADIGIAMGKNGTDVCKEAADMILVNDDFHTIIAAIEEGKGIFYNIRNFVRFQLSTSIAALALIALATLMDIANPLNAMQILWINIIMDGPPAQSLGVEPVDHDVLKQKPRNVKQPMITKSVVVNVLLSASIIVLGTLWVFQREMADGTLGKTKRDTTMTFTCFVFFDMFNALSCRSQTKSVFTIGLTTNRMFLLAVAFSIIGQMLVVYFPPLQMVFQTEALTPYDIFFLVSLTSSVLVVSEIKKWFERTMERKMYSTRSELDFV, encoded by the exons ATGATAGTCATCAATGCCTCTGAC ACGGGCCTAACCCTCACACCTGAAATGCTGTTATCCACCTCGGAATCATCGACCCACAGTGCCTCCGAGGTCGCCGGACGACTGCAGGTCGACGTGCGTACCGGCCTCAAATGGACGGAGGCCAAGTATCGTGCCAAGATCATCGGGCATAACGAGCTGCTGCTCGTGGCGGAGGATCCCACATGGAAAAAATACATTGAGCAGTTTAGGAACCCGCTAATTCTGCTGCTTCTTGGTTCTGCTCTGGTGTCCGTAATCATGAAGCAGTTTGACGACGCCGTGAGCATAACCATTGCCATCCTAATCGTGGTCACGGTGGCCTTCATTCAGGAGTACCGCTCCGAGAAGAGTCTGGAGGAGCTAAAGAAGCTGGTGCCCCCTGAATGCCACTGCCTGCGGGAAGGTCGACTAGACACCTTCCTGGCACGCGAACTGGTGCCCGGGGACATAGTGCACCTCAACGTGGGCGACCGGGTGCCGGCCGACGTGCGTCTTTTTGAAGCTGTGGACCTATCTATCGACGAGAGCAGTTTTACCGGCGAAACAGAGCCGGCGCGCAAGATTACCGATGTTTTGCTGAACAATACGAACGTAAAGGACCACAGCAACATGAAGAACATTGCCTTCATGGGCACTCTGGTGCGATGTGGCAACGGCAAGGGCATAGTTGTTAGCACTGGGGAGCGCAGTGAGTTCGGTGAAGTCTTCAAAATGATGCAGGCAGAGGAGGCTCCGAAGACGCCACTCCAGAAGTCGATGGACATTCTAGGCGCTCAGTTGAGCTTCTACTCCTTCCTGATTATCGGTGTCATCATGCTGCTGGGCTGGCTACAAGGTAAGCCGCTCTCGGAAATGTTCAATATCAGCGTTTCACTGGCCGTTGCGGCCATCCCCGAGGGCCTTCCTATCGTGGTAACTGTGACTCTGGCGCTTGGCGTAATGCGGATGGCTAAACGAAATTCCATCGTTAAAAAGCTGCCTACTGTTGAGACCTTGGGCTGCGTAAACGTTATCTGCTCTGACAAGACGGGAACTTTGACCAAGAACGAGATGACGGCCACGATCATTATCACTTCCGACGGCTACATGGCGGACGTGACCGGTGCCGGTTACAATGACCAGGGTGAAATCCACATACGGCATTGCAACAACGTGGAGATGGCTAAGACCAATATTACAAACCTTCTTGAAATCGGGGCGGTCTGCAATAACGCTTACATACAAAATGGCACCCTGCTAGGACAACCCACCGAGGGAGCCCTTGTGGCGGTTGCCATGAAGAACGGAATGTACGCCACAGCTGAGAACTACGTTCGCATCCAGGAGTATCCCTTCAGCTCGGAGCAGAAGATGATGGCTGTGAAGTGCATCCacaagtacaacaacaacaaggaaGAGATTTTCTTCGCCAAGGGGGCTCTAGAGACCCTGTTGCCGCAGTGCACCAAGTATCAGTTCGGTACCCAGACGGTACCACTTACCAAGCAGAACGAGGCCGAGTTCCTAGCCGAGGCGTACGAGATCGGGCGCAAGGGCCTGCGCGTGTTGGCCCTGGCAAAGGGCCGGTCCATGCAAGATCTGATCTACTGCGGCCTAGTCGGCATCACTGACCCACCGAGGCCCCTTGTTCGAGAGTCCATTGAAATGTTGATGCAGAGCGGAGTGCGTGTCAAAATGGTGACTGGAGATGCCCAGGAAACGGCCTTGGCCATTG CGAATCTCATCGGTATCGATACAATTCACCACCAGACGCTTTCCGGTCAGGAAATGGATCAAATGAACGAGCACCAACTGGACAAGGTAGCCAACAACGTGAGCGTCTTCTACCGCGTATCGCCACGCCACAAACTGGAGATAGTCAAGTCCTTGCAGCGCAGTGGCAACATAGTCGGCATGACTGGCGACGGGGTGAACGACGGAGTAGCTCTGAAGAAGGCTGACATCGGCATTGCCATGGGTAAGAACGGGACGGATGTGTGTAAGGAGGCGGCTGATATGATTCTGGTCAATGATGATTTCCACACCATAAT CGCCGCCATCGAGGAGGGCAAGGGCATATTCTACAACATTCGCAACTTCGTGCGCTTTCAGCTTAGCACATCAATAGCTGCCCTGGCCCTGATTGCCCTGGCCACTCTGATGGACATTGCTAACCCGCTGAATGCCATGCAGATTTTGTGGATCAACATCATAATGGACGGTCCGCCCGCACAGTCTCTGGGTGTGGAGCCCGTCGACCACGATGTGCTCAAACAGAAACCACGGAACGTGAAACAACCGATGATCACAAAGTCTGTGGTGGTGAACGTTCTACTGAGTGCCAGCATAATTGTACTGGGCACGCTGTGGGTGTTCCAGCGCGAAATGGCCGACGGGACGCTGGGAAAGACCAAGCGGGACACGACGATGACCTTTACTTGTTTCGTGTTTTTCGACATGTTTAACGCCCTGTCTTGCCGCTCGCAGACAAAGAGTGTCTTTACCATCGGACTCACTACCAATCGGATGTTCTTGCTGGCCGTCGCTTTCTCGATCATTGGTCAAATGCTCGTTGTCTACTTTCCGCCGCTGCAAATGGTTTTCCAGACGGAAGCTCTTACGCCGTATGACATATTCTTCCTGGTCTCCCTAACCTCGTCTGTGCTGGTTGTTTCAGAGATAAAGAAATGGTTCGAGCGTACCATGGAGCGCAAGATGTACAGCACCCGCTCCGAGCTGGATTTTGTATGA